The Dasypus novemcinctus isolate mDasNov1 chromosome 12, mDasNov1.1.hap2, whole genome shotgun sequence genome includes a window with the following:
- the ADM2 gene encoding protein ADM2: MARLLMVTLGCISLYLQLPGALPRRLGRRPLPARPRELPARTPSSGLQPRHPASQPATWKLRQAPPPQRSAGLAPTTGRPRQGHSRRHSGPHRPQARLLRVGCVLGTCQVHSLSHRLWQFVGQASRLDLAPGDPGSPHSYG, encoded by the exons ATGGCTCGCCTCCTGATGGTCACCCTCGGTTGCATCAGCCTCTACCTGCAGCTTCCCGGCGCGCTGCCCCGCCGCCTGGGCCGCCGCCCGCTGCCCGCCCGCCCCAG GGAGCTGCCAGCCAGGACCCCCTCCAGCGGCCTGCAGCCCCGGCACCCCGCATCCCAGCCTGCAACCTGGAAGCTGCGCCAGGCTCCCCCGCCACAGAGGAGTGCCGGCCTGGCCCCCACCACGGGCCGGCCTCGCCAGGGCCACAGCCGACGACACTCAGGCCCCCACCGGCCCCAGGCCCGCCTCCTGCGGGTGGGGTGCGTGCTGGGCACCTGCCAGGTGCACAGCCTCAGCCACCGCCTGTGGCAGTTCGTGGGGCAGGCCAGCCGGCTGGACTTGGCCCCTGGGGACCCCGGCAGCCCCCACAGCTACGGCTGA